A window from Ferroacidibacillus organovorans encodes these proteins:
- a CDS encoding flagellar hook-length control protein FliK, protein MSQGLLSTLIKQAKPGSASDVQKPSLLRRNVSKHTKTIRVEKHAGAAHNTSLHKKATDINALANVVASPFLTTLLLKSAAQQTHAHAALASEKKVYHAPSTAASATILSEIARAPERVAKQGIHGNVAVNLQPLKAQRAPSQTTSLQADRPATEAIGAQKPVIDMQKSMIVKVAPVRGEPAGVLAKQNEGVASLLLRQGKEGTQQRSAFTALQDLPTQGTKRHALASPLVAVNFSAQVQRGLSQSVTKQANPLHVSSARAATGKAVTPLLVQRTIPGISGTIASARAHVQKANQSTANAEIPSLQVQTQQMKSVKRLPKIVHTGVVLTRGAMNRMHAVSQPMHSTQRHGMVAVAMERPLQTAPVAFGFIQSGETVQGSPVAWSELGRFLQSRLSSTGANAQVTVQLTLHPAHLGQVNVIMDVRASQHVNVQLVAANADATQMMQTHRTELIQQLTQGGFASVNVDVRQDRERAPAHAERPLTVTKNRSPILAVTRAQSYQESIATGFYAEG, encoded by the coding sequence ATGTCTCAGGGATTGCTTTCCACTTTGATAAAACAGGCAAAACCGGGTAGCGCCTCTGATGTGCAAAAGCCATCTTTGCTTCGGCGCAATGTCTCTAAGCACACTAAAACGATCCGCGTGGAAAAACACGCAGGTGCTGCACACAATACTTCATTGCACAAGAAAGCGACTGACATAAACGCGCTGGCAAACGTCGTTGCCTCTCCTTTTTTGACGACGCTTTTGTTGAAGAGTGCGGCACAGCAAACGCATGCGCATGCTGCGCTGGCGAGTGAGAAAAAAGTCTATCACGCGCCGTCGACAGCCGCATCAGCGACGATTCTGTCAGAAATTGCGCGCGCGCCAGAACGGGTTGCCAAGCAAGGGATACACGGCAACGTAGCTGTGAATTTACAGCCTTTAAAGGCGCAGCGCGCGCCGTCGCAGACAACTTCTTTGCAGGCAGATCGCCCTGCAACTGAAGCGATTGGCGCACAGAAGCCTGTCATCGACATGCAAAAATCCATGATTGTAAAAGTCGCACCAGTCAGAGGCGAACCTGCTGGAGTTCTCGCGAAGCAAAATGAAGGAGTAGCGTCTTTGCTCTTGCGTCAGGGCAAGGAAGGCACTCAGCAAAGATCGGCCTTCACAGCGTTACAAGACTTGCCGACACAAGGGACAAAGCGGCATGCCTTGGCGTCGCCTCTTGTCGCAGTGAATTTTTCTGCGCAGGTGCAGAGAGGTTTGTCACAATCTGTCACAAAGCAAGCGAATCCGTTGCATGTCTCTTCTGCGCGTGCAGCGACCGGCAAAGCGGTGACGCCGCTTTTGGTTCAGCGAACGATTCCTGGCATTTCAGGGACGATTGCATCTGCGCGGGCGCATGTGCAAAAAGCAAATCAGTCCACCGCAAATGCGGAAATACCTTCGCTTCAAGTGCAGACGCAGCAGATGAAGTCCGTGAAGCGGTTGCCAAAAATCGTTCACACAGGCGTTGTGTTAACCCGTGGGGCGATGAACAGAATGCACGCTGTATCGCAGCCTATGCACTCAACACAGCGTCACGGAATGGTCGCAGTGGCAATGGAGAGACCCCTGCAAACCGCCCCAGTGGCTTTTGGGTTTATACAGAGCGGGGAGACGGTTCAGGGCTCGCCAGTTGCATGGTCAGAACTGGGCAGGTTTTTACAATCCAGACTTTCATCGACTGGTGCAAACGCTCAAGTGACGGTGCAACTTACGCTTCATCCGGCGCATCTTGGTCAGGTGAATGTCATCATGGATGTGCGCGCATCGCAGCATGTGAATGTCCAACTCGTCGCTGCAAATGCGGATGCGACACAGATGATGCAAACGCATCGCACAGAGCTCATTCAACAATTGACACAGGGTGGATTTGCGAGTGTGAACGTCGATGTTCGTCAAGACCGCGAAAGAGCGCCGGCACACGCAGAGCGGCCGCTTACGGTCACAAAAAATCGCTCGCCAATCCTAGCGGTGACACGTGCGCAGTCGTATCAAGAATCGATTGCGACAGGATTTTATGCAGAAGGGTAG